One genomic segment of Polynucleobacter sp. MWH-UH2A includes these proteins:
- a CDS encoding YhjD/YihY/BrkB family envelope integrity protein: MRLIRNPQLWLSLAKEIWEGNRDQKLNQIAASLAYTTILSLVPMITIATILIGYLPRVIQVKNAFKTWLLDTYMPGGINQQVFIYLDQFSAQARGLTLLGIAGLFVTAIMTLSVIEKAFNQIFKVHRSRPLLKKVVIYSAATFLGPILLGAGIYLSGALFSATEGWTEALSVGFSLIATIAPIILAILVFAVVYKILPYSQILWKDAITGAFFAAISFELMKFAFAVFLTHTAFYKTVYGAFAIFPLALLWIYLTWWITLAGAVLVANLPSIRSGIIRVIRY, encoded by the coding sequence ATGCGTCTAATTCGTAACCCCCAATTATGGCTTTCTCTTGCAAAAGAGATCTGGGAGGGAAATCGTGACCAAAAACTCAATCAAATTGCCGCAAGTCTAGCCTACACCACGATTCTTTCCTTGGTTCCCATGATAACCATTGCGACGATTTTGATTGGTTACCTACCTAGAGTGATTCAGGTTAAGAATGCCTTTAAAACTTGGTTGCTAGATACCTATATGCCAGGGGGCATTAATCAGCAGGTGTTTATCTACTTGGACCAGTTCTCAGCTCAAGCAAGGGGGCTCACGCTTTTAGGTATTGCTGGTTTATTTGTTACTGCCATCATGACCTTGTCTGTCATTGAAAAGGCATTTAACCAAATTTTTAAAGTGCACCGCAGCCGACCTTTATTAAAAAAGGTAGTCATTTATTCAGCGGCAACATTTCTTGGGCCCATCCTACTGGGTGCAGGCATTTACTTAAGTGGCGCATTATTCAGCGCAACCGAAGGTTGGACTGAAGCGCTATCAGTTGGATTCAGTTTGATTGCTACGATTGCGCCGATTATTTTGGCAATCCTAGTATTTGCCGTTGTGTACAAGATATTGCCATACTCCCAGATTCTATGGAAGGATGCTATAACAGGGGCGTTCTTTGCTGCTATTAGTTTTGAACTCATGAAATTCGCCTTTGCCGTATTCTTGACTCACACCGCCTTCTACAAGACGGTGTATGGAGCCTTTGCGATTTTCCCATTGGCATTGCTTTGGATCTATCTGACATGGTGGATCACCCTGGCTGGAGCCGTATTGGTAGCCAACCTTCCTAGTATACGAAGTGGCATCATTAGGGTTATTCGTTACTAA
- a CDS encoding peptidylprolyl isomerase — MLKNRHILTIAALVALASTSAFSQNAAIVNGKSIPKAQLDKLVQKSGQPDNPQVRDQAREMLVTKELILQEADKRGVIQKESVREQLEQSRVGILVAAVFEDYVEKEGVTEAELKAAYDSVKDQYTGKEYHVEHILVEKEADAKSIIAQLKAGGNFEDIAKAKSKDPGSAPNGGDLGWVTEKSLVPEFSKSMVQLKNGQVTDKPVKSQFGWHIIKMVDSRDMKAPSFDDLKAELKQMIASDQNWQKAKFAEMMQKLRSKAKIQ; from the coding sequence ATGTTAAAAAATCGTCATATTCTCACTATTGCAGCTCTAGTCGCCCTCGCTTCCACATCCGCATTCTCACAAAATGCCGCCATTGTGAATGGCAAATCGATCCCCAAGGCTCAGCTTGATAAATTGGTTCAGAAATCTGGTCAGCCTGACAACCCACAGGTTCGTGATCAAGCCCGTGAAATGCTCGTTACTAAAGAGCTCATTTTGCAAGAGGCGGATAAGCGTGGTGTAATTCAAAAAGAATCCGTGCGCGAACAATTAGAGCAATCGCGAGTGGGTATTTTGGTTGCCGCAGTCTTTGAAGATTATGTTGAAAAAGAAGGTGTTACTGAGGCTGAACTAAAGGCTGCTTATGATTCCGTCAAGGATCAATACACTGGCAAGGAATACCATGTCGAGCATATCTTGGTAGAAAAAGAAGCTGATGCGAAATCCATCATTGCGCAGCTGAAAGCAGGCGGAAATTTTGAGGATATCGCGAAAGCCAAATCAAAAGACCCAGGCTCCGCACCCAATGGCGGTGATTTGGGTTGGGTTACCGAAAAATCGCTTGTGCCAGAGTTTTCAAAATCAATGGTGCAGCTCAAAAATGGGCAAGTTACCGATAAACCAGTTAAATCTCAATTTGGTTGGCACATTATCAAAATGGTTGATTCCCGAGATATGAAAGCGCCTAGCTTCGATGATCTCAAGGCGGAACTAAAACAAATGATTGCCTCAGACCAAAACTGGCAAAAAGCCAAGTTCGCAGAAATGATGCAGAAGCTTCGCTCAAAAGCAAAAATTCAATAA
- a CDS encoding CBS domain-containing protein, whose amino-acid sequence MKVRDILRVKGSTLFTVAPETALQTAVLVMSEHDIGSLVVMEYDKLVGILTFREVIAALAKHHGKLDGLQVRSVMNQKPLTCNMETEIDEVRRMMLVDHARYLPVMDQKMLMGVISFYDVAKSVVEAQDFENTMLKAYIRDWPEDAEKTTN is encoded by the coding sequence ATGAAAGTTCGTGACATCTTGCGCGTTAAAGGCAGCACCTTGTTTACGGTTGCGCCTGAGACTGCATTGCAAACTGCAGTACTTGTGATGAGCGAACATGACATTGGCTCTCTAGTTGTCATGGAGTACGACAAGCTCGTGGGCATCTTAACTTTTCGTGAGGTGATCGCCGCTTTAGCAAAGCACCATGGAAAGTTGGATGGATTGCAAGTGCGTTCTGTCATGAATCAAAAACCGCTGACTTGTAACATGGAGACTGAAATCGATGAGGTGCGTCGCATGATGTTAGTTGATCATGCCCGTTACTTACCGGTGATGGATCAGAAAATGTTAATGGGCGTAATCTCATTCTATGACGTCGCAAAATCTGTAGTTGAGGCGCAAGATTTTGAAAACACCATGCTCAAGGCCTATATTCGTGACTGGCCTGAAGACGCAGAAAAAACGACAAATTAA
- a CDS encoding septation protein A, giving the protein MKFLFDLFPIILFFIAFKFGDIYTATIVAMVATIGQILWVYYRHRKIDAMQWVSLVMIIVFGSLTIFLHDKTYIQLKPTALYWLFSGALLISAQFFNKNWIQVLMGKQVTLKAERSHSVWHRLNLAWSAFFFVMGALNLYIAFEYSEDTWVNFKLFGSTGLLIVFVIAQGVWLSKHMEHSES; this is encoded by the coding sequence ATGAAATTTTTATTCGACCTATTCCCTATCATTCTCTTCTTTATTGCCTTTAAGTTTGGTGATATCTACACAGCAACCATCGTGGCAATGGTGGCCACTATCGGACAAATTCTTTGGGTCTACTATCGACACCGAAAAATTGATGCTATGCAATGGGTAAGTCTGGTCATGATCATTGTCTTTGGTAGCTTAACGATTTTTTTGCATGACAAAACATATATTCAACTAAAGCCCACCGCTCTTTACTGGCTATTCTCTGGCGCCCTGTTGATTAGCGCTCAATTTTTTAATAAGAACTGGATTCAAGTGCTGATGGGAAAGCAAGTCACGCTAAAAGCAGAACGCTCGCATTCTGTATGGCATCGGCTGAACCTTGCTTGGTCTGCATTCTTTTTTGTCATGGGCGCACTAAATCTATACATTGCATTTGAATATTCCGAAGATACGTGGGTTAACTTCAAACTATTTGGTAGCACGGGCTTGCTAATAGTATTCGTAATTGCACAAGGTGTTTGGCTGTCAAAGCATATGGAGCATTCAGAATCATGA
- a CDS encoding MFS transporter: MTPVLRWAFGSFFFLYFAYVGLVSPYASLFFLERGFNVIEIAALMSMLQITRIVGPFNWGWLSDYLSNRIGIIRVCACLAALVFLCIFYLQTYIGFFVWMFVLHTILSSQMPLGETATIHALYKDNSFDKRYGRLRLWGSIGFITMVLIAGELFQRKGIELYPYVGTVILFALAAITFCLHEPKMERRKMVKGELFAVLLNPDVRWFLVSGFFMIFAHASLYVFYSLYLANLGYDKFQIGLFWALGVAAEVLFFYFQNKMLSRIDSEIILQGAFGVGVVRFALIAFFPTTLVLIIAQLMHAGTFAAHHSAATKLLQRWFTGPLQARGQAIMATVSYGLGGTIGGLCAGWIWDLFQPRDVFVMSALACGLAGMAIQKLRPRRYPPRKT, from the coding sequence ATGACGCCGGTACTTCGCTGGGCCTTCGGGTCCTTTTTCTTTTTATATTTCGCTTATGTAGGCTTGGTATCCCCATATGCAAGCTTGTTCTTTTTAGAACGCGGCTTCAATGTCATTGAAATTGCGGCATTGATGTCAATGCTACAAATCACCCGTATTGTGGGTCCATTTAACTGGGGTTGGCTATCGGATTACTTATCGAATCGTATCGGCATCATTCGTGTATGCGCTTGTTTAGCAGCCTTAGTGTTTTTATGTATTTTTTATTTGCAAACCTATATTGGCTTCTTCGTATGGATGTTTGTGTTGCACACTATTTTGAGCAGTCAAATGCCTTTGGGTGAGACGGCAACAATTCATGCGCTCTACAAGGACAATTCATTTGATAAACGCTACGGACGCCTTAGATTATGGGGTTCTATTGGCTTTATTACGATGGTGCTCATAGCCGGTGAGTTATTTCAACGCAAAGGAATTGAGCTTTATCCCTATGTTGGCACAGTGATTCTTTTTGCTCTTGCGGCAATTACTTTTTGTCTTCACGAGCCAAAAATGGAACGACGCAAAATGGTGAAGGGTGAGTTATTTGCGGTGTTACTAAATCCTGATGTACGTTGGTTTTTGGTATCTGGATTTTTTATGATTTTTGCTCATGCCTCTTTATATGTTTTTTATTCTCTCTACCTAGCCAATCTTGGCTACGATAAATTTCAGATTGGCTTATTTTGGGCTTTAGGTGTTGCTGCTGAAGTTCTCTTTTTCTATTTCCAAAATAAGATGCTCAGTCGAATTGATTCAGAGATCATTCTTCAAGGTGCCTTTGGTGTAGGGGTAGTGCGATTTGCTTTGATCGCTTTTTTCCCAACAACCTTGGTTCTGATTATTGCTCAACTGATGCATGCCGGTACGTTTGCCGCGCACCACAGCGCTGCAACTAAACTTTTGCAACGCTGGTTTACGGGACCCTTGCAGGCAAGAGGTCAGGCAATTATGGCGACCGTCTCGTACGGACTAGGCGGGACTATTGGTGGGTTATGTGCAGGCTGGATATGGGATCTGTTTCAGCCAAGAGATGTTTTTGTGATGTCTGCGTTAGCTTGCGGCTTAGCAGGTATGGCGATTCAAAAATTGCGTCCTCGCCGATACCCGCCTAGAAAAACATAA
- a CDS encoding DUF2069 domain-containing protein, with product MHKLLANKNPYQLLAVAAFVDLFILCVVWEWFISPLRPGGSWLILKGIPLLFAIPGLWKGKVYTMQWASMLILLYATEGLVRILESGANFWLALLETLLATIAFVCLLIYLKPIKKAAKSLAKQNKDCPHDR from the coding sequence ATGCACAAACTCCTTGCCAATAAAAATCCCTATCAATTGCTTGCAGTAGCTGCATTTGTGGACCTCTTTATTTTGTGCGTAGTCTGGGAATGGTTTATCTCTCCGCTTCGGCCTGGCGGCTCATGGCTCATCTTGAAGGGCATTCCCTTGTTGTTTGCAATTCCAGGTTTATGGAAAGGCAAGGTCTACACCATGCAGTGGGCATCGATGTTGATATTGCTCTACGCCACCGAAGGTTTGGTTCGAATTCTAGAAAGTGGTGCGAATTTTTGGCTTGCTTTGTTAGAAACACTCCTTGCTACTATCGCCTTCGTTTGTCTGCTGATTTACTTAAAGCCAATCAAGAAGGCAGCGAAAAGCTTGGCAAAACAAAATAAGGATTGTCCTCATGACAGATAA
- the aroC gene encoding chorismate synthase, which yields MSGNTLGLLFTVTTFGESHGPAIGAVVDGCPPGMSLSEADLQIDLDRRKPGTSRHVTQRKEEDKVEILSGVFEGKTTGAPIGLLIRNTDQRSQDYGDILQTFRPGHADYAYHHKYGLRDPRGGGRSSARLTAPVVAAAAIAKKWLREQYGTEFYGYMSQLGEIEVPFKDASQIEANPFFVANSEIIPQLEAYMDELRKAGDSCGARIEVRARNIPVGLGEPLFDKLDADIAHAMMGINAVKGVEIGAGFASASQKGSEHGDELFTDGFASNNAGGTLGGISSGQDLRVSIAIKPTSSIMSPKQSIDLQGNPITVQTKGRHDPCVGIRATPIAEAMLALVLMDHALRHRAQCGDVKLNLKPIPAARPGTKRD from the coding sequence ATGTCAGGAAATACTCTAGGTCTTCTCTTTACCGTTACTACGTTTGGCGAGTCGCATGGCCCTGCAATTGGGGCTGTGGTAGATGGTTGCCCTCCAGGCATGTCATTGAGTGAGGCGGATCTACAGATTGATCTGGATCGTCGCAAGCCTGGCACCTCTCGCCACGTGACCCAACGCAAGGAAGAGGATAAGGTAGAGATACTTTCCGGTGTTTTTGAAGGTAAGACTACAGGCGCACCAATTGGGTTGCTTATTCGCAATACAGATCAACGTAGCCAAGATTATGGCGACATATTGCAGACATTTCGTCCGGGTCATGCTGACTATGCTTACCACCATAAGTATGGCTTGAGAGATCCTCGTGGTGGCGGCAGATCTTCTGCGCGATTAACTGCGCCGGTTGTTGCCGCTGCTGCTATTGCAAAAAAATGGTTGCGCGAACAATATGGCACTGAGTTTTATGGCTACATGAGTCAGCTTGGTGAAATTGAAGTTCCTTTTAAAGATGCTTCTCAAATTGAAGCAAATCCTTTTTTTGTCGCCAATTCAGAAATCATTCCTCAGCTAGAGGCGTACATGGACGAGCTACGCAAAGCAGGGGATTCTTGTGGGGCACGTATTGAGGTGAGGGCACGCAATATTCCCGTGGGACTGGGTGAGCCCTTATTCGACAAGTTAGACGCTGATATTGCGCACGCTATGATGGGCATCAATGCGGTTAAAGGCGTTGAGATTGGCGCGGGCTTTGCCTCTGCATCCCAAAAAGGCAGTGAACATGGCGATGAATTGTTCACCGATGGTTTTGCCTCAAACAATGCAGGCGGAACCTTGGGCGGGATTAGCAGCGGGCAAGATTTGCGCGTATCCATAGCAATTAAGCCAACCTCTAGCATTATGAGTCCCAAGCAATCGATTGATTTACAGGGAAATCCTATAACCGTTCAGACCAAGGGTCGTCATGATCCTTGCGTTGGTATTCGTGCAACGCCTATTGCTGAGGCTATGCTTGCTCTAGTATTAATGGATCATGCATTACGTCACCGTGCGCAATGTGGCGATGTCAAATTGAATCTCAAGCCGATTCCTGCTGCGAGACCTGGAACAAAGCGCGATTAA
- a CDS encoding folate-binding protein YgfZ — MTNSSQNVPLQRNPGDFGFCPLHQWGLIFIEGPDAASFLQNQLTNSVLGLKRTLSPEIARTPSSVRLAGYCSPKGRLLASAWLALVPRDSASDDRFALFISNDIAAGIAKRLAMYVLRSKVKVTDASHDWSVLGFCSITNQVNSLTLEENQIGLQMPDVEVHNQMYGRVLIAQAQPSGAMEDQDRVLSTWNDLEVLSAIPRIVQTTQEQFVPQMINLESVAGVDFKKGCYPGQEIVARSQYRGVIKRRLSLAHVPTDQLNGASFDPGVELFHSEDTSQPAGMVVLSSHAAFVEDRIDLQIECKSEALEHGEIRLGSIDGPVLKLDPLPYPLIEI, encoded by the coding sequence ATGACAAACTCTAGCCAAAATGTTCCATTACAAAGAAACCCTGGTGATTTTGGGTTTTGTCCTTTGCATCAGTGGGGATTAATCTTTATTGAAGGACCTGACGCGGCGAGTTTTTTGCAGAATCAGTTGACGAATTCGGTATTGGGATTAAAACGCACCCTTTCTCCTGAAATTGCGCGCACGCCATCATCTGTTCGACTGGCGGGATATTGCAGCCCAAAAGGAAGATTACTAGCTAGTGCTTGGCTTGCATTGGTTCCACGAGATAGCGCATCAGATGATCGCTTTGCTTTATTTATCTCAAATGATATTGCCGCGGGTATTGCCAAACGTTTGGCTATGTATGTTTTACGATCCAAAGTTAAAGTCACTGACGCCTCACATGATTGGTCAGTCTTGGGTTTTTGCTCTATTACCAATCAAGTAAATTCATTAACGCTCGAAGAAAATCAAATTGGACTTCAAATGCCCGATGTTGAGGTTCACAATCAAATGTATGGACGAGTTTTGATTGCACAAGCTCAACCATCTGGAGCAATGGAAGATCAAGACAGGGTACTTTCTACATGGAATGATCTTGAGGTTTTGAGCGCTATCCCCAGGATCGTGCAAACAACTCAAGAACAATTTGTACCGCAAATGATCAATTTAGAATCGGTTGCAGGCGTGGACTTTAAGAAGGGTTGCTATCCAGGTCAAGAAATTGTGGCCCGTAGCCAATACCGAGGCGTCATTAAACGTCGACTGAGCTTGGCTCATGTACCGACCGATCAACTAAATGGCGCCTCTTTTGATCCTGGCGTAGAGCTATTTCATAGCGAGGATACCAGCCAGCCAGCTGGAATGGTGGTTCTTTCTTCGCATGCTGCTTTTGTCGAGGACCGCATAGACCTGCAAATTGAGTGCAAATCAGAAGCGCTTGAGCATGGGGAAATACGACTAGGAAGTATAGATGGGCCTGTGTTAAAACTAGATCCATTACCCTACCCCTTGATCGAAATTTAA
- a CDS encoding PaaI family thioesterase: MNKQVQINPQTQLANLGEELNVPFLKLLGVRFLSAEMGKGEILLALKPEHTNTWAVAHGGVLLTLMDVAMAVAARSGDPSDRSVVTIELKNNFMQAANGILRVKADTVRRTATMAFCEAKLYNDQGEVCCMATGTFQYIKRLPTRNAKGERVVNEDLRSS, from the coding sequence ATGAACAAACAAGTCCAAATCAATCCCCAAACTCAACTAGCGAATTTAGGTGAGGAATTAAACGTCCCCTTTTTAAAACTTCTGGGGGTACGCTTTCTTAGCGCTGAAATGGGCAAGGGTGAAATTCTGCTGGCACTCAAGCCAGAACATACCAATACCTGGGCTGTTGCTCATGGTGGTGTTTTGCTTACCCTGATGGATGTTGCTATGGCTGTTGCCGCCCGCTCTGGTGATCCGAGTGATCGAAGTGTAGTCACCATCGAACTTAAGAATAATTTTATGCAAGCCGCCAATGGAATATTGCGCGTCAAAGCAGATACCGTGCGCAGAACGGCTACCATGGCTTTTTGCGAAGCTAAGCTTTACAACGATCAAGGCGAAGTATGTTGCATGGCGACAGGTACATTTCAGTACATCAAAAGGCTGCCGACTCGCAATGCCAAAGGTGAACGCGTAGTGAACGAGGACCTACGTTCAAGCTAG
- the msrB gene encoding peptide-methionine (R)-S-oxide reductase MsrB, translating into MKKTDPEYKQILTDIEYRVTREAATERPFTGKYWDHWTQGKYSCVCCGTPLFLSSTKFDAGCGWPSYNAPQEESVIKEIRDTSHGMIRTEVRCANCDAHLGHVFDDGPLPTGLRYCINSASLNFEPSDNAQNAHKPD; encoded by the coding sequence ATGAAAAAGACAGATCCTGAATATAAGCAAATATTGACTGATATTGAATATCGCGTGACACGTGAGGCCGCCACTGAGCGACCTTTTACCGGTAAATATTGGGACCATTGGACTCAGGGCAAGTATTCATGTGTTTGTTGCGGAACCCCTCTTTTTTTGTCGAGCACCAAATTTGACGCTGGTTGTGGATGGCCAAGCTATAACGCCCCTCAAGAAGAATCCGTCATTAAAGAAATTCGGGATACCTCGCATGGCATGATTCGCACCGAGGTGAGATGCGCCAATTGTGATGCCCACCTTGGACACGTTTTCGATGATGGACCCCTGCCAACAGGCCTACGCTACTGCATCAATTCTGCTTCGCTTAACTTTGAGCCGAGTGATAATGCACAGAATGCTCACAAACCTGATTAA
- a CDS encoding YdiU family protein: MAFTLSGDDACQITPPSPIPNPYWVAFSSSAAKLIGLEIGSNELPADATWLEVCAGNALSSTSHQFTQPLSTVYSGHQFGVWAGQLGDGRAILLGEIQGQELQLKGAGKTRYSRMGDGRAVLRSSIREFLCSEAMYSLGIPTTRALSVVGSEMPVRREIMETAAVCTRLAPSFLRIGHFEHFASLQNTSRLAELANLLIQDHYSECQNASNPYLELFKQICQRNAKLVAQWQAVGFCHGVLNSDNISAIGLTMDYGPFGFMDQFQIDHICNHSDQGGRYAYHRQPQIMHWNMACLASAFLPLLELSNDASEAQSLLREALEEFPVAYASAWQSLFRQKIGLMTEDDGDIRLIERLLQAMHDSKVDFTYFFRQLSQTRQNQDIQTICLRDHFIDRSSIDQWFSDYINRLKSENSDDGERRKLMNAANPKYILRNHLAQAAIDKAKQHDFSEVKRLLEILSRPYDEQPEYETYAMPPPPDLEKVEVSCSS; this comes from the coding sequence ATGGCATTTACCTTGAGTGGCGATGACGCCTGTCAAATAACACCCCCTAGTCCTATTCCCAATCCATATTGGGTTGCTTTTTCATCTTCTGCGGCTAAATTGATTGGCCTTGAGATTGGCTCTAATGAGCTCCCTGCTGATGCCACATGGCTTGAGGTTTGTGCCGGCAATGCATTGAGCTCCACATCCCATCAATTCACACAACCCTTATCAACTGTATATAGTGGCCATCAATTCGGAGTGTGGGCAGGACAATTGGGTGATGGGCGAGCGATCTTGTTGGGAGAAATCCAAGGTCAGGAATTGCAACTCAAGGGTGCTGGAAAAACACGCTATTCCAGAATGGGCGATGGACGTGCAGTTCTTCGCTCCTCAATACGCGAGTTTTTATGTAGCGAGGCAATGTACTCATTGGGAATACCCACCACACGAGCTCTCTCTGTTGTAGGCTCTGAAATGCCGGTGCGTCGTGAAATCATGGAAACAGCAGCCGTATGCACTCGCCTAGCACCAAGCTTTTTACGCATTGGCCACTTTGAACACTTTGCATCACTACAAAATACATCCCGCCTAGCAGAGCTGGCAAACCTCCTAATTCAGGATCACTATTCTGAATGCCAAAACGCATCTAATCCTTATTTAGAATTATTTAAGCAAATATGTCAGCGCAATGCAAAGTTGGTGGCGCAATGGCAGGCTGTGGGATTTTGTCATGGGGTGCTGAATAGCGACAATATCAGCGCCATCGGTCTAACCATGGATTACGGACCATTTGGCTTCATGGATCAATTTCAAATTGATCATATTTGCAATCATAGCGATCAAGGCGGTCGATATGCATATCATCGCCAGCCACAGATCATGCATTGGAATATGGCCTGCCTAGCGAGCGCTTTTCTGCCTTTGCTTGAGCTATCTAATGATGCCAGTGAAGCGCAATCGCTCTTGCGTGAAGCGCTGGAGGAATTCCCTGTGGCCTATGCAAGTGCCTGGCAATCTCTATTCAGGCAAAAGATCGGCTTGATGACAGAGGACGATGGGGACATCCGACTGATTGAGCGCTTACTCCAAGCCATGCATGATTCCAAAGTGGATTTCACTTATTTCTTTAGACAATTAAGCCAAACTCGCCAGAACCAGGATATACAAACAATATGTCTGAGAGATCATTTCATAGATCGATCGTCTATTGATCAATGGTTTTCCGATTACATCAACCGCCTTAAATCTGAAAATAGTGATGATGGTGAAAGGCGGAAGCTCATGAACGCAGCAAACCCAAAATATATCTTGAGAAATCATTTGGCCCAAGCTGCTATCGACAAGGCTAAGCAACATGACTTCTCAGAAGTGAAGAGATTACTTGAAATACTCAGTAGGCCATATGATGAGCAGCCAGAATATGAGACTTATGCTATGCCCCCACCCCCAGATTTAGAGAAAGTGGAAGTTAGCTGTTCCTCCTAA
- a CDS encoding BolA family transcriptional regulator, with amino-acid sequence MNTNEERIKLFKLDLEKAFSIHRLTIEDESHLHAGHAGAASGGGHFKLSIVAPEFDSLSSVARHRAIYAALNRHIPKEIHALTISALTPQEAGL; translated from the coding sequence ATGAACACCAATGAAGAGCGCATAAAGTTATTCAAGCTGGATCTTGAAAAAGCCTTCTCAATCCATCGATTGACTATTGAGGATGAGAGTCACCTGCACGCCGGTCATGCTGGTGCAGCTAGTGGTGGCGGTCACTTCAAGCTGAGTATAGTAGCCCCTGAATTTGATTCCCTCTCATCTGTGGCACGCCATAGAGCCATTTATGCCGCTTTGAATCGCCATATTCCCAAGGAAATCCATGCTTTAACTATCTCCGCCTTGACACCTCAAGAAGCGGGCCTCTAG
- a CDS encoding NRDE family protein, translating to MCLILFAWNSHPDYSLVVAANRDEFYERDTEGISYWSEHPHILAGRDRADVLGSPGTWLGFSKAGKFAALTNVRAPSEKNPDARTRGELSLMYLTSKDKPASFVEQQSKRFSLYNGFNLLVADLSDPANAEMHWVSNRMLMGQSIRPRKVFPNQPLAPGVYGLSNAMLDTPWPKVNHRVAAFAQALAMDQGELKNADQYLKVLADTRYASDHELPSTGVSKEWEKALSPAFIKTPSYGTRSSTLLRVRKDGKFEMVERRFDATGTVGHDVITGALSTAPDSNLSV from the coding sequence ATGTGCCTCATCCTATTCGCATGGAATTCTCATCCAGACTATTCTTTAGTCGTGGCTGCGAATCGCGATGAGTTCTATGAGCGTGATACCGAAGGTATTTCTTATTGGTCTGAGCATCCCCATATTCTCGCTGGAAGAGATCGCGCAGATGTATTGGGAAGTCCAGGTACTTGGTTGGGCTTTAGTAAAGCCGGTAAGTTTGCAGCTCTTACTAATGTTCGGGCTCCAAGCGAGAAAAATCCAGATGCTCGCACTAGGGGTGAACTTTCTTTAATGTATTTAACCAGCAAAGATAAGCCAGCCTCTTTTGTAGAGCAGCAATCTAAACGATTCAGTCTTTACAACGGTTTTAACTTGCTGGTGGCAGACTTAAGTGACCCCGCAAATGCAGAAATGCACTGGGTCAGTAATCGCATGCTGATGGGACAAAGTATTCGCCCTAGAAAAGTCTTTCCCAATCAGCCATTAGCACCAGGTGTTTATGGTTTATCCAATGCCATGCTCGATACTCCCTGGCCAAAGGTCAATCATCGAGTGGCCGCTTTTGCACAAGCCCTAGCGATGGACCAGGGTGAGCTTAAAAATGCCGATCAATACTTAAAAGTTCTTGCAGATACTCGCTATGCCAGTGATCATGAATTGCCTAGTACTGGCGTTAGCAAAGAGTGGGAAAAAGCTCTCTCACCTGCATTTATCAAAACACCATCTTATGGAACACGTTCGAGTACCCTGCTTCGAGTACGCAAGGATGGAAAGTTTGAAATGGTAGAGCGTCGCTTTGATGCTACTGGTACAGTTGGGCATGATGTCATTACTGGCGCCCTCAGCACTGCTCCCGACTCAAACCTCTCGGTTTAA
- the wrbA gene encoding NAD(P)H:quinone oxidoreductase, with protein MNQHDILVLYYSRYGATKVLARLIAEGIESIPGVNARIRTVPSVSTVCEVSEPSVPSEGAPYVEYSDLKECIGLALGSPTRFGNMASPMKYFWDGSSSEWLNGSLIGKPACVFTSTGSMHGGQETTLLTMMIPLLHHGMMVLGLPYSEPELMSSTTGGSPYGVTHHAHADGRAPISPDEAKLAKAQGKRLALTALKLIK; from the coding sequence ATGAACCAACATGACATTTTAGTTTTGTACTACTCTCGCTATGGCGCCACTAAGGTACTAGCTCGCCTCATAGCAGAGGGAATTGAGAGCATTCCCGGGGTAAATGCCAGAATCAGAACAGTTCCTTCGGTATCTACTGTGTGCGAGGTTTCAGAACCCTCTGTGCCATCCGAAGGCGCCCCTTATGTTGAGTATTCAGACCTAAAGGAATGTATTGGTCTAGCACTTGGATCCCCTACTCGTTTTGGAAACATGGCGTCACCCATGAAATACTTTTGGGATGGAAGCTCCTCTGAATGGTTAAATGGATCCTTGATTGGTAAGCCGGCCTGTGTTTTTACTAGCACTGGCAGCATGCATGGTGGACAAGAAACTACCTTGTTAACCATGATGATTCCCTTGTTACACCACGGCATGATGGTATTGGGTCTCCCCTACAGCGAGCCAGAACTCATGTCTTCCACTACGGGCGGCAGTCCATACGGCGTCACCCATCACGCTCACGCAGATGGCCGTGCACCTATCAGCCCTGATGAAGCTAAGCTGGCAAAAGCCCAAGGCAAACGTCTCGCACTGACAGCCTTAAAACTCATTAAATAA